The following are from one region of the Hydrogenophaga sp. BPS33 genome:
- a CDS encoding Mu transposase C-terminal domain-containing protein, protein MRNSSFDVGSEFCLRGKNYRVTSATKQRLVLEDIKAEEVEVKKRSELVAAYKEGHLVFSDLLATASSHLEEFQLEKSLSDFSARVKSEAAGKLHYLRSICPRGHVLFSRRELRQKLKECHAELPKELLTPRAPSIATFYEWRSRWMRSGYQTRSLVNRYDLRGRKCDETNPRVMPFLEQAIEETFLKPNHPTVAETLDHANGLIEKSNLNVPPIDAIPRATRTQIIREIGKLERKRVLEKRYGKAHAEAATGVRGKKAEPEGLLDRVEVDHTPLDLIALTSKGGFAGRPNLTVLIDVATRMILGIWISFQPPNSGSVLRALRVAILPKDDLMRKLRIKSEYDAHGVPLELVLDNGLEFHGNDLEGAALDLQIKVVYCPRRQPRFKGVVENWLKQINYRFMHLQPGTTLDRYFKRNELDPYRDAVIPLEDLKRFIWKWIAEVYSRRFHRGLQTCPREKWSELAKLGPPVLPKRMDVVTFYTSPIHQRMLSSKGIEINCQFYRCDELAHVRAVHGNLELQIRPDLDDLGKINVLHPDTQAYFEAFSTNPSYANGLSIEEDKWIRQLAREKYSALDHETAMLLAKQEIREEVAAMQKEKIEGADKPKARASRKTAKTTSKRTPKAVHVAASVSKAIESVVLDAEASPPQVTPKRMPNFAKLKAFPSGQSPLF, encoded by the coding sequence ATGAGAAACTCTTCATTTGATGTCGGCAGTGAGTTCTGCCTTCGCGGGAAAAACTACCGTGTGACATCTGCAACCAAACAGCGCCTCGTACTCGAAGACATCAAGGCCGAGGAGGTCGAGGTCAAGAAGCGTTCCGAGCTTGTCGCCGCATACAAAGAAGGCCATCTCGTTTTCAGCGACCTTCTTGCGACGGCCTCATCGCATCTGGAGGAATTCCAGCTCGAGAAATCGTTGTCCGACTTCTCGGCGCGCGTGAAAAGCGAGGCCGCAGGGAAGCTTCACTATCTGCGAAGCATCTGCCCTCGCGGTCACGTGCTCTTCAGTCGGCGTGAGCTTCGGCAAAAGCTGAAGGAGTGTCATGCCGAACTCCCCAAAGAACTTCTTACGCCTCGCGCTCCCAGCATCGCCACCTTCTACGAGTGGCGCAGCCGGTGGATGAGGTCTGGCTACCAGACGCGAAGTTTGGTCAACCGATACGATCTCCGCGGCAGGAAATGCGATGAAACAAACCCGCGCGTGATGCCTTTCCTTGAGCAAGCCATAGAAGAGACCTTCCTCAAGCCGAACCACCCGACGGTCGCAGAGACCTTGGACCACGCCAACGGTTTGATCGAAAAGAGCAATCTGAACGTACCTCCGATTGACGCCATTCCAAGGGCGACGAGGACTCAGATCATCCGTGAAATCGGCAAGCTCGAACGAAAACGGGTCTTGGAGAAGCGCTACGGAAAGGCTCACGCAGAGGCCGCCACCGGCGTACGAGGAAAGAAGGCGGAGCCCGAGGGGTTGCTGGATCGAGTCGAGGTCGATCACACCCCCCTCGACCTCATCGCTCTCACCAGCAAGGGGGGCTTTGCAGGAAGGCCCAACCTCACTGTACTCATTGACGTTGCCACACGCATGATCCTGGGCATCTGGATCAGCTTCCAGCCGCCGAACTCGGGCTCTGTCCTGCGCGCACTGCGGGTGGCCATCCTGCCGAAGGACGATCTCATGCGCAAGCTGAGGATCAAGAGTGAGTATGACGCACACGGCGTCCCGCTTGAACTGGTCCTGGACAACGGCCTTGAGTTCCATGGCAACGACCTGGAGGGCGCCGCGCTGGATCTGCAGATCAAGGTGGTGTACTGCCCTCGTCGGCAACCGCGCTTCAAGGGGGTGGTCGAAAACTGGCTCAAGCAGATCAACTACCGATTCATGCACCTGCAGCCAGGGACCACTTTGGATCGCTACTTCAAACGCAACGAGCTTGATCCGTACCGGGACGCGGTGATCCCTCTTGAAGATCTCAAGCGATTCATCTGGAAGTGGATCGCAGAGGTGTATAGCCGCCGATTCCATCGCGGCCTTCAAACCTGTCCTCGCGAAAAGTGGAGCGAGCTCGCGAAGCTCGGCCCCCCGGTCTTGCCTAAGCGCATGGACGTTGTCACCTTCTACACGTCGCCCATCCACCAGCGCATGCTGAGCTCGAAGGGCATCGAGATCAACTGTCAGTTCTACAGGTGCGACGAACTCGCGCACGTTCGCGCGGTTCACGGCAATCTTGAACTTCAGATTCGTCCTGACTTGGACGATCTGGGGAAGATCAACGTGTTGCATCCCGACACACAGGCGTACTTCGAAGCGTTTTCCACGAATCCGTCGTATGCCAATGGCCTGAGTATTGAGGAGGACAAGTGGATTCGCCAGCTTGCCCGTGAGAAGTACAGCGCACTCGATCACGAAACCGCCATGCTGTTGGCAAAACAGGAGATTCGCGAAGAGGTCGCTGCGATGCAGAAGGAAAAGATCGAGGGAGCCGACAAACCTAAGGCGAGGGCCTCGCGGAAGACCGCAAAGACCACAAGCAAGCGCACGCCAAAGGCGGTTCACGTCGCTGCCTCGGTCAGCAAAGCCATCGAATCCGTCGTATTGGATGCTGAGGCCTCACCTCCTCAGGTCACACCCAAGCGTATGCCGAACTTCGCAAAGCTCAAGGCCTTCCCAAGTGGCCAATCGCCCTTGTTCTAA
- a CDS encoding TniB family NTP-binding protein → MTSQSFADLDAIEEKVSTFSNVLIQHAPLQAGIDALKVLMTASRHNRKKARGALIYGLSGAGKTTLCKCLEEQFPRYDADDRTIIPVLFVELPSQPTPKVIAEAILTAMGDPMAHSGTAEFRLSRVRTLLAACKVEIVLIDEVQHISDNLDGRTRDIASDTLKNLMNATGIPFVFLGLPSASKYFSNRMQLGRRLNPKIHLGVFSYDTDANQDLFATLLLSFHEKLPFSGKSALIDPVLTPLFHRACYGLIGSLAMLLEAAVRIALRARANSLTREHLRKAFGEEVYLGCKSNRNPFDEKFDHRPLVNVGEPFFGFGK, encoded by the coding sequence ATGACAAGCCAATCCTTTGCGGACCTCGATGCCATTGAAGAGAAGGTCTCGACGTTCAGCAATGTCCTTATCCAACATGCGCCTTTGCAGGCGGGCATTGACGCCCTGAAGGTCCTTATGACCGCATCTCGACACAATCGGAAAAAGGCGCGCGGCGCCCTCATCTACGGTCTTTCGGGCGCCGGGAAAACGACGCTTTGCAAATGCCTGGAGGAACAGTTCCCGCGCTACGATGCAGACGACCGCACCATCATCCCTGTTCTCTTCGTCGAACTTCCCTCTCAGCCTACGCCGAAAGTCATTGCAGAGGCGATCCTCACCGCGATGGGCGATCCAATGGCGCACAGCGGCACGGCGGAGTTCAGGCTTTCGCGTGTGCGCACCCTGCTCGCAGCGTGCAAGGTCGAAATCGTTCTCATCGACGAGGTCCAGCACATCTCTGACAACCTTGATGGCCGCACGCGCGACATCGCCTCAGACACCCTAAAAAACCTCATGAACGCGACGGGGATCCCGTTTGTCTTCCTTGGGCTGCCTTCGGCGTCGAAGTACTTCTCCAATCGCATGCAGCTCGGCCGTCGGCTCAATCCTAAGATCCATCTGGGCGTCTTCTCGTACGACACCGATGCCAACCAGGACCTGTTCGCAACGCTGCTCTTGAGCTTTCACGAGAAGCTTCCGTTCAGCGGCAAATCAGCCTTGATCGACCCAGTGCTCACACCGCTCTTTCATCGGGCCTGCTACGGCTTGATAGGTTCCCTAGCCATGTTGCTAGAAGCTGCGGTCCGAATTGCGCTTCGAGCGCGCGCGAACTCACTCACCCGAGAACACTTGAGGAAGGCCTTTGGCGAGGAGGTGTATCTCGGCTGCAAAAGCAACCGAAACCCTTTCGATGAAAAGTTCGACCATCGTCCCTTGGTCAACGTGGGGGAACCATTCTTCGGGTTCGGAAAATGA
- a CDS encoding helix-turn-helix domain-containing protein: MTTFATSLKREIARIARKELRDEISTLRKGSATYRSDIAELKRKIKSLESQVKSLGRATLRPEVASKEIASVRRSKPGRKVTFGSADLLALRQKLGFTQAQMGTLVGASSLSIYKWESGQVTPRAAQLEKLLAVRNIGKRAAMARLQA, from the coding sequence ATGACTACTTTCGCAACCTCTCTCAAGAGAGAAATCGCGCGTATCGCCCGCAAAGAACTGCGCGATGAAATTTCAACCCTCCGTAAGGGCTCCGCAACCTATCGCTCCGATATCGCTGAGCTCAAGCGAAAGATCAAATCGCTAGAGTCTCAGGTCAAGTCCTTGGGTCGTGCTACTTTGAGGCCCGAGGTGGCGTCCAAGGAGATCGCTTCGGTTCGTCGATCGAAGCCGGGACGCAAAGTGACTTTTGGTTCAGCCGACTTGTTGGCGTTGCGTCAAAAGCTTGGTTTTACCCAAGCACAGATGGGGACATTGGTGGGTGCGTCATCCCTTTCGATTTACAAGTGGGAAAGCGGGCAGGTGACTCCCCGAGCCGCTCAGCTTGAGAAACTCTTGGCTGTTCGCAACATCGGCAAGCGCGCGGCTATGGCGCGTCTCCAAGCCTAA
- a CDS encoding dual specificity protein phosphatase family protein: MLKDVRFMGVKEASKLVPSSDTVIISILNQFEECNRPEHLHQFRDHLILYFVDTFENPGEPAWPDQMSEEEHKAICKYDEEKAPELIDAQRIVEFVSTHHEAPEEMRLVVHCQSGISRSAAVAKWVGEFHRIPLPQLGDGIHKLDGANPRVLRLLSKASLHNRQGA, translated from the coding sequence ATGTTGAAGGATGTGCGTTTCATGGGGGTGAAAGAGGCAAGCAAGCTCGTGCCGAGTTCGGACACGGTGATCATTTCGATCCTCAACCAGTTTGAGGAGTGCAACCGTCCCGAACACCTGCACCAGTTTCGGGATCACCTGATCCTGTACTTTGTGGACACCTTTGAAAACCCTGGCGAGCCCGCCTGGCCGGATCAGATGTCAGAAGAAGAACACAAGGCGATCTGCAAGTACGACGAGGAGAAGGCCCCCGAACTTATCGACGCGCAGCGCATCGTTGAGTTTGTCAGCACGCACCACGAAGCGCCCGAGGAGATGCGGTTGGTTGTGCACTGCCAAAGTGGCATCAGCCGCTCGGCTGCGGTGGCCAAGTGGGTGGGAGAGTTCCATCGAATTCCGCTGCCACAACTGGGCGACGGCATTCACAAGCTAGATGGGGCGAATCCTCGCGTGCTGCGCTTGCTCTCGAAAGCCTCCCTGCACAACCGACAGGGCGCCTGA
- a CDS encoding AAA family ATPase, with protein sequence METAHPESRIPARARALFTDLPFKLRHPLLLAMPFPCGSGAHLLELERYVCHALDPQSSETLRCSSIRYIGRWLRTHAADMNVEAFMIDLFRLLDRLTWSVNLLHSFAIAHLSAAGITIKRRESSECTERIFVLAVATMELPVGRLVGHSLWPCLERTQELLKNLIWRGSAALGFMECFKAAELLSLFAQHGRPQNSDWTTGDRLEFHTETARTFWVALKHRALLDPVADTKSAGAARMDPLQHGLYESVLKRLTEANDAVLAARNGQVAGKQAQDPTATVRSTSHAEEQKVPHRIVVRGPVPPANDANDMTVLERFKPLESAQPVALLPDVPRLEKIQTMLLAEFPWASAAIGSIFDELMTCRQFGALEFRLRPVLLLGPPGVGKTRFARRFAEEMELEFRAIGLGGMSDIRTLTGTSRGWSSGQPSALLEPFLNAKSASALVLLDEIDKAIDGERNTPPASSFLLGLLEPESARRWFDSFLQAECDLSRMIFIATANDLTWLPEALRSRFTILHFGCPSAADVRKAIPFALEDIAQDWGLPKDVFASIVPPDNVKVSSMRALKVFLTRYLTAWANLNMRPGLKH encoded by the coding sequence ATGGAAACAGCACATCCGGAATCCCGCATTCCCGCCAGGGCGCGAGCCTTGTTCACCGACCTCCCTTTCAAGCTTCGCCACCCCCTCCTTCTGGCCATGCCGTTCCCCTGCGGGTCTGGTGCGCACCTACTCGAGCTGGAACGGTACGTCTGCCACGCGCTCGACCCGCAAAGCAGTGAGACGCTGCGCTGCTCCTCTATCCGGTATATCGGCAGGTGGCTGAGAACCCACGCAGCGGACATGAACGTCGAGGCCTTCATGATCGACCTCTTCCGTCTTCTTGACCGGCTGACTTGGTCAGTGAACCTGCTTCACTCCTTCGCTATCGCACACCTGTCAGCAGCAGGCATCACCATCAAGCGGCGGGAGTCGAGCGAGTGCACCGAGCGAATCTTTGTCCTGGCGGTCGCCACGATGGAGCTGCCCGTGGGCCGTCTGGTAGGCCATTCTCTTTGGCCGTGCCTGGAGCGCACTCAGGAGTTGCTGAAAAATCTGATTTGGCGGGGATCGGCCGCACTTGGCTTCATGGAGTGCTTCAAGGCTGCGGAGTTGTTGAGCTTGTTCGCCCAGCATGGCAGGCCCCAGAACAGCGATTGGACGACTGGTGATAGGCTGGAGTTTCATACGGAGACAGCTCGGACTTTCTGGGTGGCGCTGAAGCACCGGGCCCTCTTGGACCCAGTTGCCGACACGAAATCAGCTGGGGCCGCCAGGATGGATCCGCTTCAGCACGGCCTTTACGAGTCTGTCCTCAAGCGGCTCACCGAAGCCAATGACGCGGTGCTCGCCGCCCGCAATGGTCAAGTCGCGGGCAAACAAGCGCAGGATCCGACGGCGACGGTACGGTCGACATCCCATGCAGAAGAACAGAAGGTGCCACACCGCATCGTCGTGCGCGGGCCGGTGCCTCCGGCCAATGACGCCAACGACATGACCGTGCTGGAGCGCTTCAAGCCACTGGAGTCAGCGCAGCCTGTCGCCCTGCTGCCAGACGTTCCCCGTCTGGAAAAAATCCAGACCATGCTCCTCGCGGAGTTTCCCTGGGCGAGTGCGGCGATCGGCTCCATCTTTGATGAGCTCATGACGTGTCGGCAGTTCGGGGCGCTGGAATTCCGCTTGCGTCCGGTGCTGTTGCTCGGGCCCCCTGGTGTTGGCAAGACCCGCTTCGCCCGGCGCTTCGCAGAAGAGATGGAACTGGAGTTTCGAGCTATTGGGCTGGGGGGCATGTCCGACATCCGCACGCTCACGGGTACCTCGCGCGGATGGTCATCCGGCCAGCCCTCCGCGCTGCTCGAACCCTTTCTGAACGCAAAGTCGGCATCCGCGCTGGTGCTACTTGATGAAATCGACAAGGCCATCGACGGAGAGCGCAACACACCGCCTGCTTCGAGTTTTCTGCTGGGTCTGTTGGAGCCGGAGAGCGCCCGCCGGTGGTTCGATTCCTTCCTGCAGGCGGAGTGCGATCTTTCGCGGATGATCTTCATCGCCACGGCCAATGACTTGACCTGGTTGCCGGAGGCATTGCGCTCGCGGTTCACGATCCTGCATTTCGGGTGCCCGTCAGCCGCCGACGTCCGCAAGGCCATTCCGTTTGCCCTGGAGGACATCGCTCAGGACTGGGGCCTGCCGAAGGATGTTTTCGCGTCCATTGTGCCGCCAGACAACGTGAAGGTGTCCAGCATGCGAGCGTTGAAGGTTTTCCTGACCCGCTACCTGACGGCATGGGCCAATCTGAACATGCGTCCCGGTCTCAAGCACTGA
- a CDS encoding CaiB/BaiF CoA transferase family protein: MISHEWSKKSGPLAGVRVVEFASLGPGPFCAMQLADLGADVIRIERPAKMTRATANARVLQRGCRSLALDLKRADATEAALRLVARSDILIEGYRPGVMERLGLGPETCLAAQPKLIYGRMTGWGQSGPLAQEAGHDINYIAVAGVLNSIGEVDGAPIPPLNLVGDFGGGGMMLALCTVSALLHSRAGGAGQVVDIAMFEGAASLMAMQYGMKAAGRWDLGRGCNIVDGAAPFYRTYRCSDSWIAVGAVEPQFFKALLRQLDLTEEAYGSQHDKAQWPRQRALLASRFATRRRDEWCAATAGSDVCLSPVLDMEEAALHPHSEARKSFTTIAGVLQPAPVARLSETPVDVPLAPPMPGEHSEEILRWCGFDECEVNGLLRTQ, from the coding sequence ATGATCTCGCATGAATGGTCCAAGAAGTCAGGGCCGCTCGCCGGCGTCCGGGTCGTAGAGTTTGCAAGTCTGGGTCCAGGCCCTTTTTGCGCAATGCAGCTGGCAGACCTTGGGGCGGATGTCATCCGCATCGAGCGCCCAGCCAAGATGACTCGAGCCACGGCCAACGCCCGTGTTCTCCAGCGCGGCTGTCGCTCCCTCGCCCTTGACCTCAAGCGGGCGGATGCGACTGAGGCAGCGCTGCGACTTGTCGCACGATCGGACATCTTGATTGAGGGCTATCGACCCGGCGTCATGGAGCGTCTCGGGCTGGGCCCAGAGACTTGCTTGGCAGCTCAGCCGAAGCTGATCTACGGTCGGATGACGGGTTGGGGCCAGAGTGGCCCGCTCGCTCAGGAGGCAGGCCATGACATCAACTACATCGCGGTTGCCGGCGTGCTGAATAGCATTGGCGAGGTGGACGGTGCGCCGATCCCTCCCCTTAACCTGGTGGGTGATTTTGGCGGTGGAGGCATGATGCTGGCGCTCTGCACTGTCAGCGCTCTGCTGCATTCCAGAGCCGGCGGCGCAGGGCAGGTGGTGGACATCGCGATGTTCGAAGGGGCGGCTTCCCTAATGGCCATGCAATACGGAATGAAAGCCGCAGGACGCTGGGATCTGGGCCGTGGCTGCAATATTGTCGACGGCGCCGCTCCGTTCTATCGCACGTACCGATGCAGCGATAGCTGGATCGCCGTCGGCGCGGTCGAGCCCCAATTCTTCAAGGCCCTCCTTCGTCAACTCGATTTGACAGAAGAGGCATACGGCTCCCAGCACGACAAGGCGCAGTGGCCTCGGCAACGTGCTTTGCTGGCCAGCCGCTTCGCAACCCGGCGCCGGGATGAATGGTGTGCAGCGACGGCTGGAAGCGATGTTTGTCTGAGTCCAGTGCTCGACATGGAGGAGGCAGCTCTGCATCCTCACAGCGAGGCGCGCAAGTCATTCACGACGATCGCTGGGGTCCTTCAGCCTGCGCCCGTTGCGCGACTCTCGGAAACACCTGTGGATGTGCCCCTAGCGCCCCCGATGCCCGGCGAGCATTCGGAAGAGATTCTGCGTTGGTGCGGTTTTGACGAGTGCGAGGTAAACGGATTGCTTCGCACTCAGTGA
- a CDS encoding acyl-CoA dehydrogenase family protein translates to MYMEGREEHKSAGHEVSPEWIAFADSLIRFVEREVVPLESEHKRLFSSERYLFTEDGSFAPELLKLRRHVRMRSAELGFYTAFSLESLGGGGLGAQAAAYVQRRLNAFAGPGRRLIQTVVLPSAFTNGLSPLLRHLEPEVLSEYREGIASGSKTLCFGLSEPDAGSDIFAMKTRAKPEKGGWVLNGTKQWITNAPYADYAMIFAVTDTDKASSRRGGVTGFFVPMQTLGVEVKSMISIMGHLGSDLGTVHLQDVFVPDSHRIGAVDEGIKVALGGVQAGRLGVAGGCLGLACWALDRAVEYARVRKAFDQPIGHLQSVQNMLADCALDIYATHSLLQSCALLVDEDKPCRMQVSMAKVAATEAAGRVFDRCIQVHGAMGLTNELRLEEGYRFVRSMRIPDGTSEIHRRMIGQALINGETLL, encoded by the coding sequence ATGTATATGGAAGGTCGTGAGGAGCACAAGTCCGCGGGACATGAAGTTTCACCAGAATGGATCGCCTTCGCCGATTCGTTAATTCGATTCGTGGAGCGAGAAGTCGTACCGCTGGAGAGCGAGCACAAGCGACTGTTCTCCAGCGAGCGCTATCTATTTACTGAGGACGGGAGCTTCGCGCCGGAGCTTCTCAAACTGCGCAGGCACGTACGGATGCGCTCCGCAGAACTCGGTTTCTACACGGCCTTCTCGCTTGAATCGCTTGGCGGTGGCGGTCTCGGTGCGCAAGCGGCCGCCTACGTTCAGCGCCGGCTGAATGCTTTTGCCGGTCCAGGCCGACGTCTGATCCAGACGGTCGTATTGCCTTCAGCGTTCACCAACGGCTTGTCACCATTGCTACGTCACCTGGAGCCCGAGGTGCTCTCAGAGTACCGAGAAGGGATCGCCAGCGGCAGCAAGACATTGTGTTTCGGCCTAAGTGAGCCCGATGCTGGATCGGACATCTTCGCCATGAAGACACGTGCCAAGCCCGAGAAAGGCGGCTGGGTTCTGAATGGCACCAAACAATGGATTACGAATGCACCCTACGCTGACTACGCGATGATCTTTGCCGTTACCGACACTGACAAGGCCAGCTCGCGTCGGGGAGGAGTGACGGGTTTCTTCGTTCCAATGCAAACGTTGGGTGTTGAGGTCAAAAGCATGATTTCCATTATGGGTCACCTCGGTAGTGACCTCGGAACTGTGCATCTCCAAGACGTTTTTGTGCCGGATTCGCACCGGATCGGCGCAGTGGACGAAGGTATCAAGGTTGCTTTGGGTGGCGTGCAGGCAGGCCGTCTCGGCGTTGCTGGAGGATGCCTCGGCCTCGCATGCTGGGCGTTGGACAGGGCTGTGGAGTACGCACGTGTCAGAAAGGCGTTCGATCAGCCGATCGGCCACCTTCAGTCAGTACAAAACATGCTGGCGGACTGTGCCCTCGACATATATGCGACTCACTCCCTGCTACAGAGCTGCGCTTTGCTGGTAGATGAAGACAAGCCGTGCCGAATGCAGGTCTCCATGGCCAAGGTCGCGGCTACCGAAGCAGCCGGCCGGGTGTTTGACAGGTGCATCCAGGTGCATGGCGCCATGGGACTGACCAACGAACTTCGGCTTGAGGAAGGCTATCGCTTCGTCCGCTCAATGCGAATCCCCGATGGCACTTCGGAGATTCACCGCAGGATGATCGGACAAGCTCTCATCAACGGCGAAACTTTACTGTAA
- a CDS encoding acyl-CoA synthetase, which yields MDSSIVPNRSFALTKFATCASDKAAAINGSTGETLTYRELNARSNKFARFMHAMGLRPGDHIAVLMENNLRFFEILWGAMRSGILITPVNRYSTPDEAAYVIQNCDAKLVVFSHAMREVAEQLQGQLGNCRKLMIGDVLEDWESYETALSSFSEDPVADERLGAIMLYSSGTTGRPKGILREQPVMEAADGPVDVWRKLAERYFFSNETVFLTGAPLYHGAPLLYSLNVQFHGGTVIFMEKFDALTSLAMIERYRVTHSLWVPTMFVRMLKLAPAEREGFDLCSHQCAIHAAGPCSREVKQQMIDWWGPIIEEFYGGSEGCGNTAISSREWMDHPGSVGRATVGVLRICSEQGELLPPHQDGLVYFERDVRPFEYYKDPEKTRSAQHPQHENWTTIGDIGHIDEEGYLYLTDRLAYTIISGGVNIYPRAIEDALIQHPSVGDAAVIGVPNAEMGEEVKAIVELARGVQSSSSLADELLQFVRGKVSRYMVPKSIEFTSQLPRSQYGKMDKKALKDVYGRS from the coding sequence ATGGATTCCAGCATCGTGCCCAATCGATCCTTCGCTTTAACAAAATTCGCCACTTGCGCGAGTGACAAGGCAGCGGCCATCAATGGCAGCACCGGTGAGACGTTGACCTATAGAGAATTGAACGCGCGCTCGAACAAGTTCGCGCGGTTCATGCACGCGATGGGGTTACGACCTGGTGATCACATCGCCGTGTTGATGGAGAACAATTTGCGGTTCTTCGAGATCCTCTGGGGCGCCATGCGCAGCGGGATACTGATCACACCGGTGAATCGGTACTCCACACCCGACGAAGCCGCGTACGTCATTCAAAATTGCGACGCCAAGTTGGTGGTGTTCTCCCATGCCATGCGAGAGGTTGCAGAGCAGTTGCAGGGGCAGCTCGGGAATTGCCGCAAGCTCATGATCGGAGACGTTCTGGAGGATTGGGAGAGTTACGAGACTGCATTGTCTTCATTCAGTGAAGATCCCGTTGCCGATGAGCGGCTCGGCGCGATCATGCTCTACAGCTCGGGAACCACGGGGCGTCCAAAGGGAATCCTGCGGGAGCAGCCTGTCATGGAGGCCGCTGACGGTCCAGTCGATGTCTGGAGGAAGTTGGCCGAGCGCTACTTTTTTTCGAATGAAACCGTATTCCTCACGGGTGCGCCGCTCTACCACGGTGCTCCGCTGCTGTACTCCTTGAACGTGCAGTTCCATGGGGGGACGGTGATCTTCATGGAAAAGTTCGATGCACTCACATCTCTGGCAATGATTGAGCGCTATCGGGTCACCCACAGCCTGTGGGTGCCCACGATGTTCGTTCGAATGCTGAAACTGGCTCCTGCCGAACGAGAGGGGTTTGATCTTTGCTCTCATCAATGCGCTATCCATGCGGCGGGACCTTGCAGCAGAGAAGTGAAGCAGCAGATGATCGACTGGTGGGGGCCGATCATCGAGGAGTTCTATGGTGGTTCCGAGGGCTGCGGCAACACGGCGATCAGCAGTCGGGAGTGGATGGATCACCCAGGATCTGTAGGCCGCGCGACCGTTGGGGTTCTGAGAATCTGCAGCGAGCAGGGGGAACTGCTTCCCCCGCACCAAGACGGATTGGTCTACTTTGAACGTGACGTACGGCCTTTCGAATACTACAAAGATCCGGAGAAGACGCGGTCTGCACAGCATCCCCAGCACGAGAACTGGACGACCATCGGTGACATCGGACATATCGACGAAGAAGGCTACCTCTACCTCACCGACCGGCTGGCCTACACCATCATTTCCGGGGGAGTGAACATTTACCCGCGCGCGATCGAGGACGCTCTGATACAGCATCCCAGCGTTGGGGACGCCGCCGTCATCGGCGTTCCAAACGCAGAAATGGGTGAGGAAGTGAAAGCGATCGTTGAATTGGCTCGTGGCGTTCAAAGCAGCAGCAGCTTGGCTGATGAACTACTGCAATTCGTCCGAGGCAAGGTATCCCGTTACATGGTGCCAAAGTCCATCGAGTTCACATCGCAGCTTCCCCGATCCCAGTACGGAAAAATGGATAAAAAAGCCCTGAAAGATGTATATGGAAGGTCGTGA
- a CDS encoding thiolase C-terminal domain-containing protein, with amino-acid sequence MNHQPIAIVGAAETELGALPHLSELDLRADAAYRALADAGLEVKDIDGIATAVEPPNDMAHMLGITPSWYDGTSVGGCSFLVHVAHAAAAIRQGKCKNVLVIHGESGRSRVGFRPARQRPPHSMSGQFEVPYGVHTAANMFTLPVMRFMKDTGTTHEHLAHVPVAQSHWSLDNPRASRRRLLSVDDVMASPFIAYPFHKLECCVVTDGGGALVITSADRARDLRRSKNPVYVLGSGEASDSACISMMDDMSSSKAFRLSSRAAFKEAGIKHSDVDHLMIYDAFAHLPLFGLEDLGFVGRGEAGDFIAEGNTRPGGRLPMNTNGGGLLYTHTGMYGMFAIQEAVRQLRGEAFRQVENVRTSVVQGVGGMFTAAATLVLGNQQP; translated from the coding sequence GTGAATCATCAACCTATCGCGATCGTCGGCGCGGCCGAGACCGAATTGGGCGCCTTGCCTCATCTTTCTGAGCTGGATCTCCGAGCGGATGCAGCGTATCGAGCTTTGGCTGATGCCGGTCTCGAGGTCAAAGACATTGACGGAATCGCAACTGCGGTCGAGCCTCCGAACGATATGGCCCATATGCTGGGCATCACTCCAAGCTGGTACGACGGCACATCGGTTGGTGGCTGTTCGTTCCTTGTTCACGTCGCCCACGCGGCTGCGGCCATACGCCAAGGCAAATGCAAGAACGTACTCGTGATCCACGGCGAGTCTGGACGTTCAAGGGTGGGATTCCGACCTGCCCGGCAACGCCCCCCTCATTCCATGAGCGGGCAGTTCGAAGTGCCTTATGGCGTTCACACGGCGGCCAACATGTTCACCTTGCCGGTGATGCGGTTCATGAAGGACACCGGAACCACACACGAGCATCTGGCACATGTGCCAGTGGCGCAAAGCCACTGGTCCTTGGACAATCCGCGCGCAAGCAGGAGGCGTCTGCTGAGCGTCGATGACGTGATGGCTTCGCCTTTCATTGCCTACCCTTTCCACAAGCTGGAGTGCTGCGTTGTCACCGATGGCGGTGGAGCACTGGTCATCACATCGGCCGATCGCGCGCGCGATCTTCGCCGTTCGAAAAACCCGGTCTACGTGCTGGGCTCGGGTGAGGCGTCGGACAGTGCCTGTATTTCAATGATGGACGATATGAGTTCGTCAAAGGCCTTTCGGCTTTCAAGCCGCGCCGCGTTCAAGGAGGCTGGCATCAAGCATTCGGACGTGGATCATTTGATGATCTACGACGCTTTCGCCCACTTGCCGCTTTTCGGCCTGGAGGACCTTGGATTTGTCGGACGTGGCGAGGCAGGAGATTTCATCGCCGAAGGCAACACGCGCCCTGGCGGTCGCCTGCCGATGAACACAAACGGCGGAGGTTTGCTCTACACACACACCGGCATGTACGGCATGTTCGCCATTCAGGAGGCTGTGCGGCAGTTGCGGGGCGAGGCTTTCCGTCAGGTCGAGAACGTTCGCACGAGCGTGGTGCAAGGCGTTGGCGGGATGTTCACTGCCGCAGCCACCCTCGTTCTTGGCAACCAACAGCCCTGA